One Cucurbita pepo subsp. pepo cultivar mu-cu-16 chromosome LG07, ASM280686v2, whole genome shotgun sequence genomic region harbors:
- the LOC111798018 gene encoding uncharacterized protein LOC111798018 isoform X1 yields the protein MAGRVEFGSRPNLSVSSPLHAANDVQGSENPIPLSPQWLLPKPGESKHGIGSGENHVSHQPAHGNRVDMMKGSENYEDMNDIQKKKDVFRPSLTDTEIGRRDRWHDEERENNSSMRKDRWRDGEKEVGDSRKMDRWTEDSSTKLFRESRRVPSERRSDSSNRDNVHYDQRRESKWNTRWGPDDKETEGFREKRVDSGRDGDLHLDKNFSHVSNYGKNDRDGDHYRPWRSSSSQGRGKGEPPHHQTHTPIKQVPTFSHRGRADNTPPTFSSGRGIISSGVNPTNSIYSSSNSLGASSERFGREPFHYKYSRTKLLDVFRTTNLTSQQTLKDGFVPVPTLTLDEPLEPLALCAPTTEEMNFLKGIDKGEIVSSGVPQVSKDVRNSSENMQTRRTKLGVSPSPGNREDLPHGFDDYNDDKDDSTAKPGHTNYSEVSTERQVPYRRPQSKIETIQERMAHASSKFKSEGFREDDNAMSKADEVPVSRDSSVKGGTNVHPDSLWNASSLEQPRNTSLSDWRDNSNNISSGTSDKGWLQPSKSLNDGWGNNPATPSYPKDNSKWQTGEESIIRRQISGILDKEQLARKSVQPSPEDLQFHYIDPSGAIQGPFSGADIIQWFEGGYFGLELPVRLANAPNDVPFSALGDVMPHLRSKAKPPPGFNAPKANEFADTLSNASYGSLGKLHTGLNEIDTLRNETRHKHGPAVEAENRFLESLMSSNKGSSPLEKGAFSEGVPGYFGTNNLSSLGMDNGNNLFLLAKRMELERQRSLTNPYAFWPGIDATSKVSKPDTSLDDPIQQAKLLSSIIDQSRQTAQTADMSAILQGLSDRAPPGISDVAGWSKFASQHASDPLQSKLDLHHDLNVPLQAPFGFQQQRLPPQMSLANVLAQATDNPTSTPDKFLPSSLSQDPQLISKLQQQHLLQLQSQVPFSAQQMSLLDKLLLLKQQQKQEEQQQLLQQQQLLSQVLSEHQSRQHFGDPAFGQLQGAPISIGNASIDPSQVQLSREQLQIGSQKPPNVLTDRATTFGNIALQVTQGASYNVNSEDLSLVVPHQMFGNVVQQKSWNAALPEQLNDIHPKDMLPGSKSNEDVNLVPTSSDSDTVKALEQISEDVPRVDATVTSIASDVSVEPLPLKNDEVSVARPPAEVRDIEIPVPISVPVVKVEDASTPVEKLERNVCKDDTSVETESKNVEAQEPRKSSDKKTKKQKSSKLLSSDQAKYSKNSAIQQSKQPKNGKPENDLKLKEDNLVGKSSDTSSSPQKTRDGDAKISHVDSQPASAWNDSETDQVKYDTRLIGSDSGLNSQIQSCQRAWKVATSFKAKSLLEIQEEEQKSAHIEPAVSEISTAINSMSLSTPWAGVVSNLDPKASRETHKDSMKSEPVEKHENLLNLRSRKSQLHDLLAEDDMEKSGAGVVRVSDSIQIASSPQVVATQAEPMDDNFIEAKDTKKSRKKSAKSKGVGIKASSSVPSADVPVGSSPIEKVKISRQTQQEKDAMPAIPSGPSFGDFVLWKGEAATVAPAPAWSSDSGKFPKPTSLRDIQKEQERKISAAQHSHQIPTPQKAQPTQVGRSSSSSTPSRALSASSPSKVASSPLQNTPSQSKYGGDDELFWGPIESKQENQQVDVHLGSHGSWGNRNTPEKAAAAAASTGLLSRQKSSSGRADTASTGFLSRQKSSSGKADYLSPLPAQSSQKGKQDTVTKHSEAMDFCDWCERECVRLLGTKDTSFLEFCLKQSRSEAELLLIENLGSYDPDHDFIDQFLNYKELLPADVLEIAFQSQNNRKVFAVAAREVNSGHAGRNLDLDAPVGGDGSAKGGGKKKGKKGKKVSPSVLGFNVVSNRIMMGEIQTVED from the exons ATGGCTGGCCGCGTTGAGTTTGGTTCTCGTCCTAATCTCTCTGTTTCCAGTCCTCTCCATGCCGCCAATg ATGTTCAGGGATCTGAAAATCCTATTCCTCTTTCACCACAGTGGCTTCTGCCTAAGCCTGGGGAGAGTAAGCATGGAATTGGAAGTGGG GAAAACCATGTCAGTCATCAACCTGCTCATGGAAACCGGGTGGACATGATGAAGGGATCAGAGAACTATGAGGATATGAATGacatacaaaagaaaaaagacgTTTTTAGGCCATCCTTGACTGATACTGAAATTGGTAGGCGTGACCGTTGGCATGacgaagaaagagaaaataattcTTCAATGCGTAAAGATCGTTGGAGGGATGGTGAGAAAGAGGTAGGTGATAGTCGTAAGATGGACCGTTGGACTGAAGACTCGTCCACCAAACTCTTTAGAGAATCTCGTCGAGTCCCATCAGAACGCAGGTCTGATTCAAGCAATCGGGACAATGTTCATTATGATCAACGACGTGAGAGCAAATGGAATACACGTTGGGGCCCTGATGATAAGGAAACTGAAGGCTTTCGTGAGAAGCGGGTGGACTCTGGAAGAGATGGTGATTTGCATCTTGATAAAAATTTCTCTCACGTGTCCAATTATGGGAAAAATGACCGGGATGGAGATCATTATCGCCCATGGAGATCTAGTTCCTCTCAGGGTCGAGGTAAGGGAGAACCCCCTCACCATCAGACCCATACTCCAATCAAACAAGTGCCTACATTTTCCCATCGTGGACGTGCAGACAACACACCTCCTACCTTCTCCTCGGGTCGTGGAATCATCAGTTCTGGTGTAAACCCTACAAATAGTATTTATTCATCTTCTAATTCTCTTGGAGCTTCCTCTGAGAGATTTGGAAGAGAGCCTTTCCACTACAAATATAGCAGGACAAAGTTGCTTGATGTTTTCAGGACTACCAATCTGACATCACAGCAAACTCTCAAAGATGGATTTGTGCCAGTGCCTACTCTTACGCTGGATGAACCATTGGAACCTCTTGCTCTTTGTGCACCAACTACAGAAGAAATG aATTTCTTGAAGGGGATTGATAAAGGGGAAATTGTTAGTAGTGGTGTACCTCAAGTATCAAAGGACGTTCGAAACTCATCAGAAAATATGCAGACAAGACGAACAAAACTTGGTGTTTCACCTTCCCCAG GCAACAGAGAAGATTTACCTCATGGCTTTGATGATTACAATGATGATAAGGATGATAGCACTGCTAAACCAGGTCACACAAACTATTCAGAGGTCTCTACCGAGAGGCAGGTGCCTTATCGTAGGCCCCAGtcaaaaattgaaaccattcAGGAACGCATGGCACATGCTAGTAGCAAGTTCAAATCTGAAG GTTTCAGAGAAGATGACAATGCTATGAGTAAAGCAGATGAGGTGCCTGTCAGTAGGGACTCAAGTGTTAAGGGGGGTACCAATGTTCATCCTGACAGTTTGTGGAACGCCTCATCACTTGAGCAACCCCGGAATACATCCTTGTCTGACTGGAGAGATAATTCTAATAATATTAGCTCAGGAACTTCTGACAAGGGTTGGCTACAGCCTTCAAAGAGTCTTAATGATGGGTGGGGAAATAATCCAGCTACTCCATCTTATCCAAAGGACAATTCCAAATGGCAGACTGGGGAAGAATCTATCATTAGAAGGCAGATTTCAGGGATTTTGGACAAGGAACAACTAGCAAGAAAATCTGTTCAACCTTCTCCAGAGGATTTGCAATTTCATTACATTGATCCTTCTGGTGCAATTCAAGGCCCATTTAGTGGGGCTGACATTATTCAATGGTTTGAGGGTGGGTATTTTGGCTTAGAGTTGCCTGTCCGTCTGGCAAATGCACCAAATGACGTGCCATTTTCAGCACTTGGTGATGTCATGCCTCATTTACGATCTAAGGCCAAACCACCACCAGGATTTAACGCACCAAAGGCTAATGAATTTGCAGATACATTAAGTAATGCTAGTTATGGTAGCTTGGGAAAGCTTCATACTGGTTTGAATGAGATTGATACTTTGAGGAATGAGACAAGGCATAAACATGGCCCAGCGGTGGAAGCTGAAAACAGATTTTTGGAGTCACTTATGTCTAGTAATAAAGGTTCTTCCCCTCTCGAGAAGGGTGCCTTTTCTGAAG GTGTGCCAGGATATTTTGGAACTAATAATTTGTCTTCGTTGGGAATGGACAATGGGAACAACCTTTTCCTGTTGGCCAAAAGAATGGAACTTGAACGGCAGAGGTCTTTGACCAATCCTTATGCATTCTGGCCTGGAATAGATGCTACTTCCAAGGTTTCTAAGCCGGATACTAGCCTAGATGATCCAATTCAGCAAGCAAAGCTCTTGTCTTCAATCATAGACCAATCTCGTCAAACTGCTCAAACTGCCGACATGTCAGCCATTCTACAAGGCTTGTCTGACAGAGCACCTCCAGGCATTAGTGATGTTGCTGGCTGGTCAAAATTTGCTTCACAGCATGCTTCTGATCCTCTCCAAAGTAAACTTGACTTGCACCATGATCTTAACGTGCCTTTACAGGCACCTTTCGGTTTCCAACAGCAGAGATTACCACCACAAATGTCCCTGGCAAATGTATTGGCTCAGGCTACTGATAATCCTACCTCAACTCCAGATAAGTTTCTTCCTTCTAGCTTATCTCAAGATCCACAACTGATAAGTAAATTGCAACAACAGCATCTGTTGCAGTTGCAGTCTCAAGTGCCCTTCTCTGCACAACAAATGTCGTTGTTGGACAAACTTTTACTACTTAAGCAGCAGCAAAAACAAGAAGAGCAACAACAGTTATTACAGCAACAGCAGTTGCTCTCCCAGGTTCTATCAGAGCATCAGTCACGTCAGCATTTTGGCGATCCAGCTTTTGGACAATTACAGGGCGCTCCAATATCTATTGGAAATGCATCTATTGATCCATCTCAAGTTCAGCTATCACGAGAGCAGTTACAGATTGGTTCACAGAAGCCACCAAATGTACTAACTGATCGTGCAACTACCTTCGGGAATATAGCTCTGCAAGTTACCCAGGGAGCAAGTTACAATGTTAATTCGGAAGATCTGTCCCTTGTTGTTCCACACCAAATGTTTGGAAATGTTGTTCAGCAAAAGAGTTGGAATGCTGCTCTTCCGGAGCAGCTTAATGATATTCATCCAAAAGATATGTTACCAGGATCTAAATCAAACGAGGATGTGAATCTTGTACCAACTTCATCTGACAGCGACACTGTTAAAGCTTTGGAGCAGATATCAGAGGATGTACCAAGGGTGGACGCAACTGTCACATCTATTGCATCTGATGTTTCAGTAGAACCTCTTCCTCTCAAAAATGATGAAGTCTCAGTTGCTAGACCACCAGCCGAAGTTCGCGATATTGAAATTCCTGTTCCCATTAGTGTACCCGTTGTGAAGGTTGAAGATGCTAGTACGCCTGTGgagaagcttgaaaggaaTGTATGCAAAGATGATACCTCCGTGGAGACGGAATCGAAAAATGTTGAAGCGCAAGAACCTAGAAAATCTTCTGATAAGAAGACCAAGAAGCAAAAATCTTCAAAGTTGCTTTCCTCTGACCAGGCCAAGTACTCTAAGAATTCTGCTATTCAACAGTCAAAGCAACCAAAAAATGGTAAACCagaaaatgatttgaaattaaaggAAGATAATCTTGTGGGAAAATCAAGTGATACGTCATCCTCTCCTCAGAAGACCAGGGATGGGGATGCCAAAATTTCCCATGTGGATAGTCAACCAGCCTCTGCTTGGAATGATAGTGAAACTGATCAAGTGAAGTATGACACCAGACTAATTGGCTCTGATTCTGGGCTTAACTCACAAATTCAATCTTGTCAAAGAGCTTGGAAAGTTGCTACGAGTTTCAAGGCAAAGTCGTTATTGGAAATTCAGGAGGAAGAGCAGAAAAGTGCACATATAGAACCTGCTGTGTCAGAGATTTCAACTGCTATCAATTCTATGAGTTTATCAACTCCTTGGGCCGGGGTTGTGAGCAATTTGGACCCAAAAGCTTCCAGAGAAACTCATAAAGATTCTATGAAGTCTGAACCAGTTGAGaaacatgaaaatttattgaacTTGAGGAGTAGAAAGAGTCAATTGCATGATCTACTGGCGGAAGATGATATGGAGAAGTCTGGTGCAGGTGTTGTTCGCGTTTCTGACTCGATTCAGATTGCTTCTTCTCCTCAGGTCGTGGCCACACAAGCAGAACCTATGGATGACAATTTTATTGAGGCAAAAGACACCAAAAAGAGCCGTAAGAAATCTGCCAAGTCTAAGGGCGTTGGTATAAAGGCCTCCTCTTCAGTCCCTTCTGCTGATGTGCCTGTTGGTTCAAGTCCCATTGAGAAAGTGAAAATCTCCCGCCAGACACAGCAGGAGAAGGATGCAATGCCTGCCATTCCTTCGGGGCCTTCTTTTGGTGATTTTGTTCTATGGAAGGGAGAAGCTGCGACTGTGGCCCCTGCACCAGCATGGTCTAGTGACTCTGGTAAGTTCCCCAAACCCACATCTTTGAGGGATATTCAGAAGGAGCAGGAAAGAAAAATCTCTGCTGCTCAGCATTCACATCAAATCCCCACTCCGCAAAAGGCTCAGCCAACTCAGGTTGGTCGTAGCAGTAGCAGTAGTACTCCTTCCCGGGCTCTTTCTGCTTCTTCCCCATCGAAGGTTGCATCATCCCCCCTGCAGAACACTCCTTCTCAGTCAAAGTATGGAGGTGATGATGAACTATTTTGGGGGCCCATTGAGTCGAAGCAAGAAAATCAGCA GGTTGATGTCCATCTTGGGAGCCATGGAAGCTGGGGAAATAGAAACACTCCTGAaaaagcagcagcagcagcagcttcaACTGGGTTGTTAAGCCGACAAAAATCATCTAGTGGCAGAGCCGACACAGCTTCAACTGGGTTCTTAAGTCGACAAAAATCATCGAGTGGCAAAGCTGATTATCTTTCACCCTTGCCTGCACAGTCGTCTCAGAAAGGCAAACAAGACACAGTTACCAAGCATTCAG AAGCTATGGACTTCTGCGATTGGTGTGAGCGTGAATGTGTAAGGCTCCTTGGGACTAAAG ACACAAGTTTCCTGGAATTCTGCTTGAAGCAATCAAGATCTGAGGCAGAGCTGCTTTTGATAGAGAACCTTGGATCATATGATCCTGACCATGATTTCATCGATCAATTCCTCAATTACAAGGAGTTGCTCCCAGCAGATGTTCTTGAAATTGCATTTCAAAGTCAGAACAATCGGAAGGTATTTGCAGTAGCTGCCCGAGAAGTGAATTCTGGCCATGCTGGTCGAAATCTGGACCTGGATGCCCCCGTTGGCGGTGATGGGTCCGCAAAGGGTgggggaaagaagaaaggaaagaaagggaagaaggTAAGTCCATCAGTTTTGGGTTTCAATGTAGTTAGTAATCGAATTATGATGGGTGAGATTCAGACCGTTGAAGATTAG
- the LOC111798018 gene encoding uncharacterized protein LOC111798018 isoform X2 — protein MMKGSENYEDMNDIQKKKDVFRPSLTDTEIGRRDRWHDEERENNSSMRKDRWRDGEKEVGDSRKMDRWTEDSSTKLFRESRRVPSERRSDSSNRDNVHYDQRRESKWNTRWGPDDKETEGFREKRVDSGRDGDLHLDKNFSHVSNYGKNDRDGDHYRPWRSSSSQGRGKGEPPHHQTHTPIKQVPTFSHRGRADNTPPTFSSGRGIISSGVNPTNSIYSSSNSLGASSERFGREPFHYKYSRTKLLDVFRTTNLTSQQTLKDGFVPVPTLTLDEPLEPLALCAPTTEEMNFLKGIDKGEIVSSGVPQVSKDVRNSSENMQTRRTKLGVSPSPGNREDLPHGFDDYNDDKDDSTAKPGHTNYSEVSTERQVPYRRPQSKIETIQERMAHASSKFKSEGFREDDNAMSKADEVPVSRDSSVKGGTNVHPDSLWNASSLEQPRNTSLSDWRDNSNNISSGTSDKGWLQPSKSLNDGWGNNPATPSYPKDNSKWQTGEESIIRRQISGILDKEQLARKSVQPSPEDLQFHYIDPSGAIQGPFSGADIIQWFEGGYFGLELPVRLANAPNDVPFSALGDVMPHLRSKAKPPPGFNAPKANEFADTLSNASYGSLGKLHTGLNEIDTLRNETRHKHGPAVEAENRFLESLMSSNKGSSPLEKGAFSEGVPGYFGTNNLSSLGMDNGNNLFLLAKRMELERQRSLTNPYAFWPGIDATSKVSKPDTSLDDPIQQAKLLSSIIDQSRQTAQTADMSAILQGLSDRAPPGISDVAGWSKFASQHASDPLQSKLDLHHDLNVPLQAPFGFQQQRLPPQMSLANVLAQATDNPTSTPDKFLPSSLSQDPQLISKLQQQHLLQLQSQVPFSAQQMSLLDKLLLLKQQQKQEEQQQLLQQQQLLSQVLSEHQSRQHFGDPAFGQLQGAPISIGNASIDPSQVQLSREQLQIGSQKPPNVLTDRATTFGNIALQVTQGASYNVNSEDLSLVVPHQMFGNVVQQKSWNAALPEQLNDIHPKDMLPGSKSNEDVNLVPTSSDSDTVKALEQISEDVPRVDATVTSIASDVSVEPLPLKNDEVSVARPPAEVRDIEIPVPISVPVVKVEDASTPVEKLERNVCKDDTSVETESKNVEAQEPRKSSDKKTKKQKSSKLLSSDQAKYSKNSAIQQSKQPKNGKPENDLKLKEDNLVGKSSDTSSSPQKTRDGDAKISHVDSQPASAWNDSETDQVKYDTRLIGSDSGLNSQIQSCQRAWKVATSFKAKSLLEIQEEEQKSAHIEPAVSEISTAINSMSLSTPWAGVVSNLDPKASRETHKDSMKSEPVEKHENLLNLRSRKSQLHDLLAEDDMEKSGAGVVRVSDSIQIASSPQVVATQAEPMDDNFIEAKDTKKSRKKSAKSKGVGIKASSSVPSADVPVGSSPIEKVKISRQTQQEKDAMPAIPSGPSFGDFVLWKGEAATVAPAPAWSSDSGKFPKPTSLRDIQKEQERKISAAQHSHQIPTPQKAQPTQVGRSSSSSTPSRALSASSPSKVASSPLQNTPSQSKYGGDDELFWGPIESKQENQQVDVHLGSHGSWGNRNTPEKAAAAAASTGLLSRQKSSSGRADTASTGFLSRQKSSSGKADYLSPLPAQSSQKGKQDTVTKHSEAMDFCDWCERECVRLLGTKDTSFLEFCLKQSRSEAELLLIENLGSYDPDHDFIDQFLNYKELLPADVLEIAFQSQNNRKVFAVAAREVNSGHAGRNLDLDAPVGGDGSAKGGGKKKGKKGKKVSPSVLGFNVVSNRIMMGEIQTVED, from the exons ATGATGAAGGGATCAGAGAACTATGAGGATATGAATGacatacaaaagaaaaaagacgTTTTTAGGCCATCCTTGACTGATACTGAAATTGGTAGGCGTGACCGTTGGCATGacgaagaaagagaaaataattcTTCAATGCGTAAAGATCGTTGGAGGGATGGTGAGAAAGAGGTAGGTGATAGTCGTAAGATGGACCGTTGGACTGAAGACTCGTCCACCAAACTCTTTAGAGAATCTCGTCGAGTCCCATCAGAACGCAGGTCTGATTCAAGCAATCGGGACAATGTTCATTATGATCAACGACGTGAGAGCAAATGGAATACACGTTGGGGCCCTGATGATAAGGAAACTGAAGGCTTTCGTGAGAAGCGGGTGGACTCTGGAAGAGATGGTGATTTGCATCTTGATAAAAATTTCTCTCACGTGTCCAATTATGGGAAAAATGACCGGGATGGAGATCATTATCGCCCATGGAGATCTAGTTCCTCTCAGGGTCGAGGTAAGGGAGAACCCCCTCACCATCAGACCCATACTCCAATCAAACAAGTGCCTACATTTTCCCATCGTGGACGTGCAGACAACACACCTCCTACCTTCTCCTCGGGTCGTGGAATCATCAGTTCTGGTGTAAACCCTACAAATAGTATTTATTCATCTTCTAATTCTCTTGGAGCTTCCTCTGAGAGATTTGGAAGAGAGCCTTTCCACTACAAATATAGCAGGACAAAGTTGCTTGATGTTTTCAGGACTACCAATCTGACATCACAGCAAACTCTCAAAGATGGATTTGTGCCAGTGCCTACTCTTACGCTGGATGAACCATTGGAACCTCTTGCTCTTTGTGCACCAACTACAGAAGAAATG aATTTCTTGAAGGGGATTGATAAAGGGGAAATTGTTAGTAGTGGTGTACCTCAAGTATCAAAGGACGTTCGAAACTCATCAGAAAATATGCAGACAAGACGAACAAAACTTGGTGTTTCACCTTCCCCAG GCAACAGAGAAGATTTACCTCATGGCTTTGATGATTACAATGATGATAAGGATGATAGCACTGCTAAACCAGGTCACACAAACTATTCAGAGGTCTCTACCGAGAGGCAGGTGCCTTATCGTAGGCCCCAGtcaaaaattgaaaccattcAGGAACGCATGGCACATGCTAGTAGCAAGTTCAAATCTGAAG GTTTCAGAGAAGATGACAATGCTATGAGTAAAGCAGATGAGGTGCCTGTCAGTAGGGACTCAAGTGTTAAGGGGGGTACCAATGTTCATCCTGACAGTTTGTGGAACGCCTCATCACTTGAGCAACCCCGGAATACATCCTTGTCTGACTGGAGAGATAATTCTAATAATATTAGCTCAGGAACTTCTGACAAGGGTTGGCTACAGCCTTCAAAGAGTCTTAATGATGGGTGGGGAAATAATCCAGCTACTCCATCTTATCCAAAGGACAATTCCAAATGGCAGACTGGGGAAGAATCTATCATTAGAAGGCAGATTTCAGGGATTTTGGACAAGGAACAACTAGCAAGAAAATCTGTTCAACCTTCTCCAGAGGATTTGCAATTTCATTACATTGATCCTTCTGGTGCAATTCAAGGCCCATTTAGTGGGGCTGACATTATTCAATGGTTTGAGGGTGGGTATTTTGGCTTAGAGTTGCCTGTCCGTCTGGCAAATGCACCAAATGACGTGCCATTTTCAGCACTTGGTGATGTCATGCCTCATTTACGATCTAAGGCCAAACCACCACCAGGATTTAACGCACCAAAGGCTAATGAATTTGCAGATACATTAAGTAATGCTAGTTATGGTAGCTTGGGAAAGCTTCATACTGGTTTGAATGAGATTGATACTTTGAGGAATGAGACAAGGCATAAACATGGCCCAGCGGTGGAAGCTGAAAACAGATTTTTGGAGTCACTTATGTCTAGTAATAAAGGTTCTTCCCCTCTCGAGAAGGGTGCCTTTTCTGAAG GTGTGCCAGGATATTTTGGAACTAATAATTTGTCTTCGTTGGGAATGGACAATGGGAACAACCTTTTCCTGTTGGCCAAAAGAATGGAACTTGAACGGCAGAGGTCTTTGACCAATCCTTATGCATTCTGGCCTGGAATAGATGCTACTTCCAAGGTTTCTAAGCCGGATACTAGCCTAGATGATCCAATTCAGCAAGCAAAGCTCTTGTCTTCAATCATAGACCAATCTCGTCAAACTGCTCAAACTGCCGACATGTCAGCCATTCTACAAGGCTTGTCTGACAGAGCACCTCCAGGCATTAGTGATGTTGCTGGCTGGTCAAAATTTGCTTCACAGCATGCTTCTGATCCTCTCCAAAGTAAACTTGACTTGCACCATGATCTTAACGTGCCTTTACAGGCACCTTTCGGTTTCCAACAGCAGAGATTACCACCACAAATGTCCCTGGCAAATGTATTGGCTCAGGCTACTGATAATCCTACCTCAACTCCAGATAAGTTTCTTCCTTCTAGCTTATCTCAAGATCCACAACTGATAAGTAAATTGCAACAACAGCATCTGTTGCAGTTGCAGTCTCAAGTGCCCTTCTCTGCACAACAAATGTCGTTGTTGGACAAACTTTTACTACTTAAGCAGCAGCAAAAACAAGAAGAGCAACAACAGTTATTACAGCAACAGCAGTTGCTCTCCCAGGTTCTATCAGAGCATCAGTCACGTCAGCATTTTGGCGATCCAGCTTTTGGACAATTACAGGGCGCTCCAATATCTATTGGAAATGCATCTATTGATCCATCTCAAGTTCAGCTATCACGAGAGCAGTTACAGATTGGTTCACAGAAGCCACCAAATGTACTAACTGATCGTGCAACTACCTTCGGGAATATAGCTCTGCAAGTTACCCAGGGAGCAAGTTACAATGTTAATTCGGAAGATCTGTCCCTTGTTGTTCCACACCAAATGTTTGGAAATGTTGTTCAGCAAAAGAGTTGGAATGCTGCTCTTCCGGAGCAGCTTAATGATATTCATCCAAAAGATATGTTACCAGGATCTAAATCAAACGAGGATGTGAATCTTGTACCAACTTCATCTGACAGCGACACTGTTAAAGCTTTGGAGCAGATATCAGAGGATGTACCAAGGGTGGACGCAACTGTCACATCTATTGCATCTGATGTTTCAGTAGAACCTCTTCCTCTCAAAAATGATGAAGTCTCAGTTGCTAGACCACCAGCCGAAGTTCGCGATATTGAAATTCCTGTTCCCATTAGTGTACCCGTTGTGAAGGTTGAAGATGCTAGTACGCCTGTGgagaagcttgaaaggaaTGTATGCAAAGATGATACCTCCGTGGAGACGGAATCGAAAAATGTTGAAGCGCAAGAACCTAGAAAATCTTCTGATAAGAAGACCAAGAAGCAAAAATCTTCAAAGTTGCTTTCCTCTGACCAGGCCAAGTACTCTAAGAATTCTGCTATTCAACAGTCAAAGCAACCAAAAAATGGTAAACCagaaaatgatttgaaattaaaggAAGATAATCTTGTGGGAAAATCAAGTGATACGTCATCCTCTCCTCAGAAGACCAGGGATGGGGATGCCAAAATTTCCCATGTGGATAGTCAACCAGCCTCTGCTTGGAATGATAGTGAAACTGATCAAGTGAAGTATGACACCAGACTAATTGGCTCTGATTCTGGGCTTAACTCACAAATTCAATCTTGTCAAAGAGCTTGGAAAGTTGCTACGAGTTTCAAGGCAAAGTCGTTATTGGAAATTCAGGAGGAAGAGCAGAAAAGTGCACATATAGAACCTGCTGTGTCAGAGATTTCAACTGCTATCAATTCTATGAGTTTATCAACTCCTTGGGCCGGGGTTGTGAGCAATTTGGACCCAAAAGCTTCCAGAGAAACTCATAAAGATTCTATGAAGTCTGAACCAGTTGAGaaacatgaaaatttattgaacTTGAGGAGTAGAAAGAGTCAATTGCATGATCTACTGGCGGAAGATGATATGGAGAAGTCTGGTGCAGGTGTTGTTCGCGTTTCTGACTCGATTCAGATTGCTTCTTCTCCTCAGGTCGTGGCCACACAAGCAGAACCTATGGATGACAATTTTATTGAGGCAAAAGACACCAAAAAGAGCCGTAAGAAATCTGCCAAGTCTAAGGGCGTTGGTATAAAGGCCTCCTCTTCAGTCCCTTCTGCTGATGTGCCTGTTGGTTCAAGTCCCATTGAGAAAGTGAAAATCTCCCGCCAGACACAGCAGGAGAAGGATGCAATGCCTGCCATTCCTTCGGGGCCTTCTTTTGGTGATTTTGTTCTATGGAAGGGAGAAGCTGCGACTGTGGCCCCTGCACCAGCATGGTCTAGTGACTCTGGTAAGTTCCCCAAACCCACATCTTTGAGGGATATTCAGAAGGAGCAGGAAAGAAAAATCTCTGCTGCTCAGCATTCACATCAAATCCCCACTCCGCAAAAGGCTCAGCCAACTCAGGTTGGTCGTAGCAGTAGCAGTAGTACTCCTTCCCGGGCTCTTTCTGCTTCTTCCCCATCGAAGGTTGCATCATCCCCCCTGCAGAACACTCCTTCTCAGTCAAAGTATGGAGGTGATGATGAACTATTTTGGGGGCCCATTGAGTCGAAGCAAGAAAATCAGCA GGTTGATGTCCATCTTGGGAGCCATGGAAGCTGGGGAAATAGAAACACTCCTGAaaaagcagcagcagcagcagcttcaACTGGGTTGTTAAGCCGACAAAAATCATCTAGTGGCAGAGCCGACACAGCTTCAACTGGGTTCTTAAGTCGACAAAAATCATCGAGTGGCAAAGCTGATTATCTTTCACCCTTGCCTGCACAGTCGTCTCAGAAAGGCAAACAAGACACAGTTACCAAGCATTCAG AAGCTATGGACTTCTGCGATTGGTGTGAGCGTGAATGTGTAAGGCTCCTTGGGACTAAAG ACACAAGTTTCCTGGAATTCTGCTTGAAGCAATCAAGATCTGAGGCAGAGCTGCTTTTGATAGAGAACCTTGGATCATATGATCCTGACCATGATTTCATCGATCAATTCCTCAATTACAAGGAGTTGCTCCCAGCAGATGTTCTTGAAATTGCATTTCAAAGTCAGAACAATCGGAAGGTATTTGCAGTAGCTGCCCGAGAAGTGAATTCTGGCCATGCTGGTCGAAATCTGGACCTGGATGCCCCCGTTGGCGGTGATGGGTCCGCAAAGGGTgggggaaagaagaaaggaaagaaagggaagaaggTAAGTCCATCAGTTTTGGGTTTCAATGTAGTTAGTAATCGAATTATGATGGGTGAGATTCAGACCGTTGAAGATTAG